From the Selenomonas sp. oral taxon 920 genome, the window GTCGAATGCAAAAACGGTGGTCTGCTTCTGATCGCCATACCATCTGTGCCGACCGTCCTTCTTCCATCCCCAGATAATCGGCTCGTGAATGTACTTCCAGTCCGTCCGTGTAAGAACGAGACGATCTTTCTTCCACACCAGACCTGCGCCAACTTTAAAGCCCGCATCCTCATAAGCGTCATGAAAGATGCGGGCTTTTGCTGTTGCGTAGAAAACGTAGATGGAAGCATCGGTCGCCATCACCGAGTGGAAGGCAATAAAGGCAGATTTCAGGAACTCGTAGGCATCCTTGTCATTCAGATCATCGTTCTTGATTTTCCCGGAGGAACTTTCCAGAGCCACAAAATATGGCGGGTCCGTGCAGACGAGATTTACCTTTTCTCCGCCGAGCAGCCGCTCGTATGTCTCCGAAAGAGTGGAATCTCCGCAGATAATACGGTGCTTGCCGAGATGCCAGACATCGCCCGATCGAGCAACACAAGGCTTTTGCAGTTCTGCATCCACATCGAAGTCATCTTCCTGTGCTTCACCGTCATCCAGTGAGAGTAGGTCAGCGATTTCAGCTTCGTCGAAGCCTGTGAGCGAGAGGTCAAAGTCCATGCCTTGTAGGGCTTCCATCTCGATACGCAGCATATCTTCGTCCCACCCTGCGTCAAGTGCGAAACGGTTGTCCGCGAGGATGTATGCCTTCTTCTGTGCCTCCGTCAGATGATCCACAAAGACGCACGGTACGCTCTCCATCCCCTCCGCCCGTGCCGCCGCAACACGTCCGTGTCCTGCGAGAATGCCATACTTCTTGTCGATAATGACTGGACTGACGAACCCGAACTCGCGCAGACTTCCGCGCAGCTTATTAATCTGCTCGGGCGAATGCGTCCTCGCATTGTTGGCATACGGCACGAGTTTGGCAATCGGAACGAGCTTCATCTCTGATGTTGTTTTGTTC encodes:
- a CDS encoding site-specific DNA-methyltransferase, which translates into the protein MNKTTSEMKLVPIAKLVPYANNARTHSPEQINKLRGSLREFGFVSPVIIDKKYGILAGHGRVAAARAEGMESVPCVFVDHLTEAQKKAYILADNRFALDAGWDEDMLRIEMEALQGMDFDLSLTGFDEAEIADLLSLDDGEAQEDDFDVDAELQKPCVARSGDVWHLGKHRIICGDSTLSETYERLLGGEKVNLVCTDPPYFVALESSSGKIKNDDLNDKDAYEFLKSAFIAFHSVMATDASIYVFYATAKARIFHDAYEDAGFKVGAGLVWKKDRLVLTRTDWKYIHEPIIWGWKKDGRHRWYGDQKQTTVFAFDRIKDSKKDGCGHPSSKPVPLIAYLVKQCTQTNGIVLDGFLGSASTLIACDQLGRICYGVELEPKFVDVAVERYIQSKDGNAEDVFLERDGERIPYADVPKEGA